The following proteins are encoded in a genomic region of Saccharopolyspora antimicrobica:
- a CDS encoding DUF397 domain-containing protein codes for MTLSKPPVGWRKSSRSNQETSCVEVGRVDGGAAVRDTKNRAAGHFTTTTPQWSAFVAAIKAGRFDG; via the coding sequence ATGACGTTATCGAAGCCCCCGGTCGGCTGGCGGAAGTCGAGCCGGAGCAATCAGGAGACGAGCTGCGTCGAGGTCGGTCGCGTCGACGGCGGAGCCGCGGTCCGCGACACCAAGAACCGCGCCGCCGGTCACTTCACGACGACGACGCCCCAGTGGTCGGCGTTCGTCGCCGCGATCAAGGCCGGCAGGTTCGACGGCTGA
- a CDS encoding copper resistance CopC family protein, with translation MKRLIAVAALAVAALLGGAGTALAHNVLVSSDPADGAKLSVGPSEIRLTFDQPVRSGEGYNTVNVVGPDGTYWTDGEVRVEGNSVTTPVRELGPAGTYTVGYRILSNDGHPVPGKVSFELTQAGNGTPAEPPQNADQPAEQGESGGMPIWPWIVGAVVLVGLGLVLALRLGKPKA, from the coding sequence GTGAAGCGATTGATCGCGGTGGCAGCGCTGGCCGTGGCCGCGCTGCTCGGCGGCGCGGGCACCGCGCTCGCGCACAACGTGCTGGTCAGCAGCGATCCGGCGGACGGCGCGAAGCTGTCGGTCGGGCCGAGCGAGATCCGGTTGACGTTCGACCAGCCGGTCCGCTCCGGTGAGGGCTACAACACGGTGAACGTGGTCGGCCCCGACGGGACGTACTGGACCGACGGCGAGGTCCGCGTCGAGGGCAACTCGGTGACCACCCCGGTCCGCGAGCTCGGGCCGGCGGGCACCTACACGGTCGGCTACCGGATCCTGTCCAACGACGGCCACCCGGTCCCGGGCAAGGTCAGCTTCGAGCTGACCCAGGCGGGCAACGGCACGCCGGCCGAGCCGCCGCAGAACGCGGACCAGCCGGCCGAGCAGGGCGAGTCCGGCGGCATGCCGATCTGGCCCTGGATCGTCGGAGCGGTGGTCCTGGTCGGCCTCGGCCTGGTCCTGGCCCTCCGCCTCGGCAAGCCCAAGGCCTGA